One genomic window of bacterium includes the following:
- a CDS encoding arsenate reductase family protein, giving the protein MSFPASDDDFLLLHNTQCSKCRASKALLEERGIAFSERFYLDEPLSREEIQDLVTRLGKPVTEWVRRREDAFTAAGLTSDSDDDAILDAMVAHPILVERPILVRGKRAVIGRPPEDLLVLL; this is encoded by the coding sequence ATGAGCTTTCCCGCATCCGACGACGATTTCCTTCTCCTCCACAACACCCAGTGCTCGAAGTGCCGTGCCTCCAAGGCCCTTCTCGAAGAGCGAGGCATTGCCTTCAGCGAGCGCTTCTACCTGGACGAGCCGCTCAGCAGGGAAGAGATCCAAGACCTGGTCACGCGTCTCGGCAAACCCGTCACCGAATGGGTCCGCCGCAGGGAAGACGCCTTCACCGCCGCAGGACTGACGAGTGACAGTGATGACGACGCCATCCTCGACGCGATGGTCGCCCATCCGATCCTGGTCGAACGCCCGATCCTGGTCCGAGGCAAGCGCGCCGTCATCGGCCGCCCGCCTGAAGACCTCCTCGTCCTTCTCTAG